The following coding sequences lie in one Flavobacterium cyclinae genomic window:
- the infB gene encoding translation initiation factor IF-2, translating into MSEERVIRINKVLRELNISLDRAVDFLKEKGHEIESSPNAKISQEEYKVLCGQFSADKGNKVASLEVSEEKRKEKEALKRELEKEQEAKRLQEEERQRQEIIKAKAVLSGPKAIGKIDLDPKKPEVKSEKAISEEKPVEAVEKVVEEKVSEPVKAEVKEEPQVVKKPEIVKPVKEVEAKSETSSDEAVEEKIETQYQKLSGATFTGQKIDLSQFEKPKKKKEDPKKDFKKPGTPQAQNAGGANAANNKNKRKRIVKPGTPGAPGASNAAGGPKKEFIKGGAGGFNKGKKPIIQKVEPSEEDVKNQIKETLERLQGKGNKSKSAKYRRDKRDSHRQRVDDELQAQEEGSKTLKVTEFVTVGEIASLMDVPITKVIGTCMSLGIMVTMNQRLDAETLSIVADEFGYEVEFITTDIEEAAVVVEDNPEDLVHRAPIVTVMGHVDHGKTSLLDYIRKANVIAGESGGITQHIGAYGVVLENGEKITFLDTPGHEAFTAMRARGAQVTDIAIIVVAADDEIMPQTKEAISHAQAAGVPMIFAINKVDKPTANPEKIKEQLAGMNLLVEDWGGKYQSQDISAKFGQGVPELLEKVLLEAEILELKANPNKPALGTVVEAQLDKGRGYVSTILVQAGTLKVGDYVLAGKNHGKIRAMFDERGHQIKSAGPSTPVSVLGLDGAPTAGDKFNVYEDEREAKQIAAKRTQLQREQSVRTQKHITLAEIGRRIALGQFKELNIILKGDVDGSVEALSDSFSKLSTEEIQINIIHKGVGAITESDVLLASASDAIIIGFNVRPQGNAKQLAEKEEIDIRNYSIIYDAIDDLKDAMEGMLSPEMKEEITGTAEIRELFKVSKVGTIAGCMVTDGKIFRNSKIRLIREGVVIYTGELATLKRFKDDVKEVSKGYDCGMQIKNYNDIREYDLIEGFHEVEVKKKLK; encoded by the coding sequence ATGTCTGAAGAAAGAGTAATAAGAATAAACAAAGTTTTAAGGGAGTTAAATATTTCTCTTGATAGAGCTGTGGATTTTTTAAAAGAAAAGGGTCATGAAATTGAGTCGAGTCCAAATGCTAAAATATCACAAGAGGAATACAAAGTCTTATGCGGTCAATTTTCTGCTGACAAAGGGAATAAGGTTGCCTCTCTTGAAGTAAGTGAAGAAAAAAGAAAAGAGAAAGAGGCGCTTAAGCGTGAACTTGAAAAAGAACAAGAAGCAAAGCGTTTACAAGAAGAAGAACGTCAAAGACAAGAGATTATCAAAGCTAAAGCTGTTTTATCTGGGCCAAAAGCTATTGGTAAAATCGATTTAGATCCTAAAAAACCAGAAGTTAAATCTGAAAAAGCTATTTCTGAAGAAAAACCTGTTGAGGCAGTTGAAAAGGTAGTGGAAGAAAAAGTTTCAGAACCTGTAAAGGCTGAAGTTAAAGAAGAACCACAAGTGGTTAAAAAACCTGAAATAGTTAAACCGGTTAAAGAAGTAGAGGCTAAATCTGAAACTTCATCTGATGAAGCAGTTGAGGAAAAAATCGAAACACAATATCAAAAATTGTCTGGAGCTACTTTTACAGGTCAAAAAATTGATTTATCTCAATTTGAAAAACCTAAAAAGAAAAAAGAAGATCCTAAGAAAGATTTCAAAAAACCTGGAACTCCACAAGCTCAAAATGCTGGTGGTGCTAATGCGGCAAACAATAAAAACAAACGTAAGCGTATTGTTAAACCAGGAACACCTGGGGCTCCTGGGGCAAGTAATGCTGCTGGAGGGCCTAAGAAAGAATTTATTAAAGGTGGAGCGGGTGGTTTCAATAAGGGTAAAAAACCAATTATTCAAAAGGTAGAGCCTTCTGAAGAAGACGTTAAAAACCAAATTAAAGAAACGCTTGAAAGACTTCAAGGAAAAGGTAATAAATCGAAATCGGCAAAATACCGTAGAGATAAAAGAGATTCTCACCGTCAGCGTGTAGATGATGAATTACAAGCACAAGAAGAAGGAAGTAAAACTTTAAAAGTAACTGAATTTGTTACTGTTGGAGAAATCGCTTCATTAATGGATGTGCCAATTACTAAGGTAATCGGAACTTGTATGTCATTAGGTATCATGGTTACCATGAACCAACGTTTAGATGCAGAAACTTTATCAATTGTAGCGGATGAATTTGGGTATGAAGTAGAATTTATTACTACTGATATCGAAGAAGCAGCAGTTGTTGTAGAAGATAATCCAGAAGATTTAGTTCACAGAGCACCTATTGTAACGGTGATGGGTCACGTTGACCACGGTAAAACATCGTTATTAGATTACATTCGTAAAGCTAACGTAATTGCTGGTGAATCTGGAGGAATTACGCAACATATTGGTGCTTACGGAGTGGTTCTAGAGAATGGTGAAAAAATCACGTTCTTAGATACACCAGGTCACGAAGCGTTTACAGCGATGCGTGCTCGTGGTGCTCAAGTTACCGATATTGCTATTATTGTAGTAGCTGCTGATGATGAAATCATGCCACAAACAAAAGAGGCAATTAGTCACGCACAAGCTGCAGGAGTGCCAATGATTTTTGCTATCAATAAAGTGGATAAGCCAACGGCAAATCCTGAGAAAATTAAAGAGCAATTAGCAGGTATGAACTTATTAGTTGAAGACTGGGGTGGTAAATATCAATCTCAAGATATTTCGGCTAAATTTGGTCAAGGAGTTCCTGAATTATTAGAAAAAGTATTGTTAGAGGCTGAAATTTTAGAATTGAAAGCCAATCCAAATAAACCAGCTTTAGGAACTGTAGTGGAAGCTCAGTTGGATAAAGGTAGAGGTTATGTTTCAACTATTTTAGTTCAAGCAGGAACTTTGAAAGTTGGAGATTATGTTTTAGCAGGAAAAAATCATGGTAAAATTAGAGCCATGTTTGACGAAAGAGGTCACCAAATTAAATCAGCTGGACCATCAACTCCAGTATCTGTTTTAGGTTTAGATGGAGCTCCAACAGCGGGTGATAAGTTCAATGTTTATGAAGACGAAAGAGAAGCAAAACAAATTGCTGCTAAACGTACTCAATTACAACGTGAGCAATCAGTTCGTACTCAAAAACATATTACGCTTGCCGAAATCGGTCGTCGTATTGCATTAGGACAATTTAAAGAATTGAATATTATCCTTAAAGGAGACGTGGATGGTTCTGTGGAAGCATTATCGGATTCATTTTCTAAATTATCTACAGAAGAAATTCAAATTAACATTATTCATAAAGGAGTTGGAGCAATTACGGAATCTGACGTATTGTTAGCTTCTGCTTCTGATGCGATTATTATTGGATTTAACGTTCGTCCTCAAGGGAATGCAAAACAATTAGCAGAAAAAGAAGAAATCGATATTCGTAACTACTCAATTATTTACGATGCAATTGATGACTTAAAAGATGCTATGGAAGGAATGTTGTCTCCAGAAATGAAAGAGGAGATTACTGGTACTGCAGAAATTAGAGAATTGTTTAAAGTATCTAAAGTAGGAACTATTGCTGGATGTATGGTTACTGATGGTAAAATCTTCAGAAATTCTAAGATTCGTTTAATTAGAGAAGGAGTTGTTATTTACACTGGTGAATTGGCTACTTTAAAACGTTTCAAAGACGATGTGAAAGAAGTTTCTAAAGGATACGATTGCGGTATGCAAATTAAAAATTACAACGATATTCGTGAGTATGATTTAATTGAAGGATTCCACGAAGTAGAAGTAAAGAAAAAATTGAAATAA
- a CDS encoding SPOR domain-containing protein — protein sequence MKKTTKHNSLYFFIVSSLFCLTINGQELKNNISVDPKIDNLLKEKRKLNANLFLNECYKIQIFHGSSEDSKKKLDEFKKEFKDLDGTIIFNSPNYKVWIGNFKTRIDVEREMVEIRKKYPNALIIKPSN from the coding sequence ATGAAAAAAACAACTAAACATAACTCATTGTACTTCTTTATTGTATCATCTCTTTTTTGCTTAACAATAAATGGGCAAGAATTAAAAAACAACATTTCTGTTGATCCAAAAATTGATAATTTGTTAAAAGAAAAAAGAAAATTAAACGCTAATTTGTTTTTGAATGAATGCTATAAAATTCAGATTTTTCATGGAAGCAGTGAAGATTCAAAAAAGAAATTAGATGAATTTAAAAAAGAATTCAAGGATTTAGACGGAACTATAATTTTTAATAGTCCTAATTATAAAGTATGGATAGGGAATTTCAAAACAAGAATAGATGTAGAAAGAGAAATGGTAGAAATCAGAAAAAAATATCCAAATGCATTAATTATAAAACCTTCTAATTAA
- a CDS encoding c-type cytochrome, producing the protein MKKVGNHKSFSKIFFGLAFVLVTSLSAFAQDAAKGKELFNTNCAACHKLDAKATGPALRGVAAKYDKEWLYKWIKNSGELIKSGDAQAVKVFEENNKVPMTAFPQLSNEDIDNILAYTSEPKPEAPVVAPGAAVAGAANADSGVSNNVILGVLSLVMMMLVVMLFLVNNMLTKIAGAKGLELQQKDRSIMNIFRAYAKNQFLVLVSAILLLLVSAYFAYGWMMQIGVDQGYEPVQPIHYSHRIHAGDNGIDCKYCHSAARVSKHSNIPSLNVCMNCHKNISEVAETTATEEHSKEFYDKQIAALYEAVGWDKSLQKYTGKTKPVKWVRIHNLPDHVYFNHSQHVSVAGVECQTCHGPVEEMEIMKQHAPLTMGWCINCHRETNVKVEDNAYYKKIHEELSKKYGVSQLTAAQMGGLECGKCHY; encoded by the coding sequence ATGAAAAAGGTGGGGAACCATAAATCGTTTTCAAAGATTTTCTTCGGTTTAGCATTCGTGCTAGTAACTTCTTTATCAGCATTCGCTCAGGATGCAGCAAAAGGTAAAGAATTATTTAATACCAATTGTGCTGCTTGTCATAAATTAGATGCAAAAGCTACGGGTCCTGCACTTCGTGGTGTAGCTGCTAAGTATGACAAAGAATGGTTGTACAAATGGATTAAAAATAGTGGAGAATTAATCAAGTCAGGAGATGCGCAAGCTGTAAAAGTTTTTGAGGAAAATAACAAAGTTCCGATGACTGCATTTCCACAATTGTCAAATGAAGATATTGACAATATTTTAGCATATACTTCAGAACCTAAACCAGAAGCTCCAGTTGTAGCTCCTGGTGCTGCTGTTGCTGGTGCTGCAAATGCTGACTCTGGTGTTTCTAATAATGTTATATTAGGAGTACTTTCTTTAGTAATGATGATGTTAGTGGTAATGTTGTTCTTAGTGAATAATATGTTAACTAAGATTGCTGGTGCTAAAGGCTTAGAGTTGCAACAAAAAGACCGTTCAATAATGAACATCTTCAGAGCTTATGCAAAAAATCAATTTTTAGTGTTAGTTTCTGCAATCTTGTTATTATTGGTTTCAGCTTATTTTGCGTACGGATGGATGATGCAAATTGGTGTTGATCAAGGGTATGAGCCTGTACAACCAATTCATTACTCACACAGAATTCATGCTGGTGATAATGGTATCGATTGTAAATATTGTCACTCTGCAGCAAGAGTTAGTAAGCATTCAAATATTCCTTCATTAAATGTTTGTATGAACTGTCATAAAAACATTAGTGAGGTTGCTGAGACAACTGCTACTGAAGAGCATTCTAAAGAATTCTATGATAAACAAATCGCTGCTTTATATGAAGCTGTAGGATGGGATAAATCGTTACAAAAATATACAGGAAAAACGAAACCAGTTAAATGGGTGAGAATTCATAATTTACCTGATCACGTATATTTCAATCACTCACAACACGTTTCAGTTGCTGGAGTTGAGTGTCAAACTTGTCATGGTCCAGTTGAGGAAATGGAAATCATGAAACAACATGCTCCATTAACAATGGGATGGTGTATCAACTGTCACAGAGAAACAAATGTGAAAGTAGAAGATAATGCTTACTACAAAAAAATTCATGAAGAACTTTCTAAAAAATACGGAGTATCTCAGTTAACTGCTGCTCAAATGGGAGGTTTAGAATGTGGTAAATGTCACTATTAA
- a CDS encoding TAT-variant-translocated molybdopterin oxidoreductase, with translation MASNKKYWKSVEELNENSSIVETLRNNEFVEPIPVDQFLGDKETLSASSTTRRDFLKYVGFSTAAASLAACEGPVVKSIPYVVQPEEIIPGVADYYATTMADGFDFANILIKTREGRPIKVENNNLEGAKTGANARVHASVLSLYDSLRLKQPKIAGKDATWADVNTKVKASLEEAKAKGGNVVVLTNTMASPSTDALIASLVAKYPTTKHVVYDAVSESNALDAFQAVYGVRALANYDFSKSDVIVSVGADFLGDWQGGGFDAGYAQGRIPKNGMMSKHIQIEANMSLAGANADVRIPMTVAQQKQALADLYYAVVNGAQPKNAQVAKVAKQLKDAKNKGVVVTGLDDVNAQLVVLAINNALQSEAFNPSDAILTRKGDAKAVAQLVADMKAGKVHTLIMSGVNPAYTLADSKEFVAALKSVKLSVAFSMKEDETSSLTTIAAAAPHYLESWGDVTITRSNYSIMQPTIRPLFNTKQFQEALLTWTDNTVAYYDFLKSFSAGSLAGKSWNQAVHDGFVASVASPLSAASADFASAASALAQAKSSNFDLVLYSKVGMGDGQQANNPWLQEFPDPITRVSWDNYVTMSKADADEKGFKNWNVANGGLNGSYATIKVGNATLENVPVIIQPGQAKGTLGLAFGYGKKLGLKEEMQVGLNAYALYANLNSNQSATITVANGEHEFACVQLQKTLMGRGDIIKETTLEVFNTQKAEIWNPIPMVSLDHKPTAATEVDLWDSFDRSTGHHFNLSIDLNACTGCGACVIACHAENNVPVVGKSEVRRSRDMHWLRIDRYYSSKETFAGDVELKESTSGLMNSIDTFTGMEDPSENPQVAFQPVMCQHCNHAPCETVCPVAATSHGREGQNHMAYNRCVGTRYCANNCPYKVRRFNWFLYNKNSEFDYHMNDDLGRMVINPDVNVRSRGVMEKCSMCIQMTQAVKLKAKREGRPVGKDEFQTACSAACTSGAMKFGDINDPASDVAKLVESDRMYHLLEHIGTKPNVMYHVKVRNDK, from the coding sequence ATGGCATCAAACAAAAAATACTGGAAAAGTGTTGAGGAGCTAAACGAAAATAGCTCTATTGTTGAGACGCTAAGAAACAACGAGTTTGTGGAACCAATTCCGGTTGACCAATTCTTAGGTGATAAAGAAACTTTATCAGCTTCGTCAACTACTCGTCGTGACTTTTTAAAATATGTTGGATTTAGCACTGCTGCAGCTTCATTAGCAGCTTGTGAAGGTCCTGTTGTAAAGTCAATTCCTTACGTAGTTCAACCAGAAGAAATTATTCCTGGTGTTGCAGACTATTATGCAACAACAATGGCTGATGGTTTTGATTTTGCTAATATTTTAATCAAAACTCGTGAGGGTCGTCCTATTAAAGTAGAGAACAATAATTTAGAAGGAGCAAAAACTGGAGCTAATGCAAGAGTTCATGCTTCTGTTCTTTCATTATATGATAGTTTACGTTTAAAACAACCTAAAATTGCTGGTAAAGACGCAACTTGGGCTGATGTAAACACTAAAGTTAAAGCTAGTTTAGAAGAGGCTAAAGCAAAAGGTGGAAATGTAGTGGTGTTAACAAACACTATGGCAAGTCCTTCAACTGATGCTTTAATTGCTTCTTTAGTTGCTAAATATCCAACAACGAAACATGTTGTTTATGATGCAGTTTCTGAATCAAATGCTTTAGACGCTTTTCAAGCGGTTTATGGTGTTAGAGCTTTAGCAAATTATGATTTTTCAAAATCGGATGTTATCGTTTCTGTTGGTGCAGATTTCTTAGGAGATTGGCAAGGTGGAGGTTTTGATGCAGGATATGCTCAAGGTCGTATTCCTAAAAACGGAATGATGTCTAAACATATTCAAATTGAAGCTAACATGTCTTTAGCAGGAGCTAATGCAGATGTTAGAATTCCAATGACAGTTGCACAACAAAAACAAGCATTAGCTGATTTATATTATGCAGTAGTAAATGGAGCACAACCTAAAAATGCTCAAGTTGCTAAAGTGGCTAAACAATTAAAAGATGCTAAAAATAAAGGTGTAGTTGTAACTGGATTAGATGATGTAAATGCACAATTAGTGGTTTTAGCTATAAATAATGCTTTACAATCTGAAGCTTTCAATCCATCTGATGCTATCTTAACTAGAAAAGGTGATGCAAAAGCTGTTGCTCAGTTAGTGGCTGATATGAAAGCAGGAAAAGTTCATACATTAATTATGAGCGGTGTAAATCCAGCTTATACTTTAGCTGATTCAAAAGAGTTTGTTGCTGCTTTAAAATCTGTTAAACTTTCTGTTGCTTTCTCAATGAAAGAAGATGAAACTTCAAGTTTAACTACGATTGCTGCTGCTGCTCCACATTATTTAGAGTCTTGGGGTGATGTTACAATTACGAGAAGTAATTACAGCATCATGCAACCTACGATTCGTCCTTTATTCAATACAAAACAGTTCCAAGAAGCTTTATTAACTTGGACAGACAATACAGTTGCTTATTATGATTTCTTGAAGTCTTTTTCTGCTGGTTCTTTAGCTGGAAAATCATGGAATCAAGCAGTTCATGATGGTTTTGTTGCTTCTGTAGCAAGTCCATTATCTGCAGCTTCTGCTGATTTTGCTTCGGCAGCTTCAGCTTTAGCACAAGCAAAATCTTCTAATTTCGATTTAGTTTTATATTCTAAAGTTGGAATGGGAGATGGTCAACAAGCTAACAACCCATGGTTACAAGAATTCCCAGATCCAATTACAAGAGTATCTTGGGACAACTATGTTACAATGTCAAAAGCTGATGCTGATGAGAAAGGTTTTAAAAACTGGAATGTTGCTAACGGTGGTTTAAACGGAAGTTATGCAACTATCAAAGTAGGTAACGCTACTTTAGAAAATGTACCAGTTATTATTCAACCTGGACAAGCTAAAGGAACTTTAGGTTTAGCTTTTGGTTATGGTAAAAAATTAGGTTTAAAAGAAGAAATGCAAGTTGGTTTAAACGCTTATGCTTTATATGCTAACTTAAATTCTAATCAATCTGCTACAATTACTGTTGCAAATGGTGAACATGAATTTGCTTGTGTTCAGTTACAGAAAACATTAATGGGTAGAGGTGATATTATCAAAGAAACTACATTAGAAGTTTTCAATACTCAAAAAGCAGAAATTTGGAATCCAATTCCAATGGTGTCATTAGATCACAAACCAACAGCTGCTACAGAAGTTGATTTATGGGATTCTTTTGATCGTTCTACAGGTCACCACTTTAATTTATCTATCGATTTAAATGCTTGTACAGGTTGTGGAGCATGTGTTATTGCATGTCACGCTGAAAATAATGTGCCAGTGGTAGGTAAATCTGAAGTAAGAAGAAGTAGAGATATGCATTGGTTACGTATCGATAGATATTACTCATCTAAAGAAACTTTTGCTGGAGATGTTGAATTAAAAGAATCTACATCAGGTTTAATGAATTCAATTGATACTTTCACTGGAATGGAAGATCCTTCTGAAAATCCACAAGTAGCATTCCAACCAGTAATGTGTCAACACTGTAATCACGCTCCTTGTGAGACAGTTTGTCCGGTAGCTGCTACTTCTCATGGTAGAGAAGGTCAAAACCACATGGCATACAACAGATGTGTTGGTACTCGTTACTGTGCAAATAACTGTCCATATAAAGTTAGACGTTTCAACTGGTTCTTATATAACAAAAACAGCGAGTTTGATTATCATATGAATGATGATTTAGGTCGTATGGTTATTAATCCAGATGTAAATGTACGTTCTCGTGGAGTTATGGAAAAATGTTCTATGTGTATCCAAATGACTCAAGCAGTTAAGTTAAAAGCGAAACGCGAAGGTAGACCAGTAGGTAAGGATGAATTCCAAACTGCTTGTTCTGCAGCTTGTACAAGTGGTGCTATGAAATTTGGAGACATTAATGATCCTGCATCAGATGTTGCTAAATTAGTAGAATCTGATAGAATGTATCATTTATTAGAGCACATTGGAACAAAACCAAACGTGATGTACCACGTGAAAGTTAGAAACGATAAATAA
- the nrfD gene encoding NrfD/PsrC family molybdoenzyme membrane anchor subunit, with product MSSHYEAPIRKPLVVGSKSYHDVTVDVAKPVEGRANKQWWTVFLIALAAFLWGLGCMIYTVSTGIGTWGLNKTVGWAWDITNFVWWVGIGHAGTLISAVLLLFRQKWRMAINRSAEAMTIFSVMQAGLFPIIHMGRPWLGYWVLPIPNQFGSLWVNFNSPLLWDVFAISTYLSVSLVFWWTGLLPDFAMLRDRAVTPFTKRIYSTLSFGWSGRAKDWQRFEEVSLVLAGLATPLVLSVHTIVSFDFATSVIPGWHTTILPPYFVAGAIFSGFAMVNTLLIIMRKVSNLEDYITIQHIELMNIVIMITGSIVGIAYITELFVAWYSGVEYEQYAFLNRATGPYWWSYWLMMTCNVISPQVMWSKKIRTNIMASFIISIVVNVGMWFERFVIIVTSLHRDYLPSSWTMFQPTFVDAGIYIGTIGFFFVLFLLYSRSFPVIAQAEVKTILKSSGDNYKAEREKHGHNHSDNH from the coding sequence ATGTCGTCTCATTACGAAGCACCCATTAGAAAACCTTTAGTAGTAGGAAGTAAATCTTACCACGACGTAACGGTAGATGTTGCTAAACCTGTAGAAGGTAGAGCTAACAAACAATGGTGGACAGTATTTTTAATTGCATTAGCCGCTTTCCTATGGGGATTAGGTTGTATGATTTATACTGTTTCCACTGGAATTGGAACATGGGGATTAAATAAAACAGTAGGTTGGGCTTGGGATATCACCAATTTCGTTTGGTGGGTTGGTATTGGTCACGCTGGAACTCTTATCTCTGCCGTATTATTATTATTCCGTCAAAAATGGAGAATGGCTATTAACCGTTCTGCAGAAGCTATGACGATTTTCTCAGTAATGCAAGCAGGTTTATTCCCAATTATTCACATGGGTCGTCCATGGTTAGGATACTGGGTATTGCCAATTCCAAATCAATTCGGATCATTATGGGTTAACTTTAACTCTCCATTATTATGGGACGTATTCGCAATTTCTACGTATTTATCAGTTTCATTAGTTTTCTGGTGGACTGGATTATTACCTGACTTTGCAATGTTACGTGATAGAGCTGTAACTCCTTTTACAAAAAGAATTTATTCAACATTATCTTTTGGATGGTCGGGTAGAGCTAAAGATTGGCAACGTTTTGAAGAGGTTTCTCTTGTATTAGCTGGTTTAGCAACCCCTCTTGTACTTTCAGTACACACAATTGTATCATTTGACTTTGCTACTTCTGTAATTCCAGGATGGCATACAACAATCTTACCTCCTTACTTCGTAGCAGGTGCAATTTTCTCAGGATTCGCAATGGTAAATACATTACTTATCATCATGAGAAAAGTTTCTAACTTAGAAGATTATATTACAATTCAACATATTGAATTAATGAACATCGTAATCATGATTACAGGTTCTATTGTTGGTATTGCATATATTACTGAGTTATTCGTAGCTTGGTACTCTGGTGTAGAATACGAACAATATGCGTTCTTAAACAGAGCAACAGGTCCTTACTGGTGGTCATATTGGTTGATGATGACTTGTAACGTAATTTCTCCACAAGTTATGTGGTCTAAGAAAATTAGAACAAACATCATGGCGTCTTTCATCATATCTATTGTAGTAAACGTAGGAATGTGGTTTGAGCGTTTTGTAATTATCGTAACTTCATTACATAGAGATTATTTACCATCTTCATGGACAATGTTCCAACCAACTTTTGTTGATGCTGGTATTTACATAGGAACAATCGGATTCTTCTTTGTATTATTCTTATTGTATTCTAGAAGTTTCCCTGTAATTGCTCAAGCAGAGGTTAAGACTATCTTAAAATCATCTGGAGATAATTATAAGGCAGAGAGAGAAAAACACGGTCATAATCATTCAGATAATCATTAA
- a CDS encoding DUF3341 domain-containing protein: MSNKVIHAIYNDDDVLMDAVKQTRAAHHHIEEIYTPFPVHGLDKAMGLAPTRIAICAFIYGLVGLSIYTALMNYIMINDWPQDIGGKPSFSYIDNMPAFVPIMFEGTVFFAAHLMVITFYMRSKLWPFKKAENPDVRTTDDHFLMEVGVHGNEEELVSFFTSTGAVEVKVVEKH; this comes from the coding sequence ATGAGTAATAAAGTAATACACGCTATATATAATGATGATGATGTTTTAATGGATGCTGTAAAACAAACAAGAGCAGCTCATCATCATATTGAAGAAATTTATACACCTTTTCCAGTTCACGGATTGGACAAAGCAATGGGGTTAGCGCCAACAAGAATTGCAATTTGTGCATTCATCTACGGATTAGTTGGTCTTTCAATTTATACGGCTTTGATGAATTATATAATGATTAATGATTGGCCACAAGATATTGGAGGAAAACCAAGTTTCAGCTACATTGATAATATGCCTGCATTCGTGCCTATTATGTTTGAAGGTACTGTTTTCTTTGCTGCTCACTTAATGGTAATCACTTTTTATATGAGAAGTAAATTATGGCCATTCAAAAAAGCTGAAAATCCAGATGTAAGAACTACAGATGACCATTTCTTAATGGAAGTTGGTGTTCATGGAAACGAAGAAGAATTAGTTTCTTTCTTTACAAGTACTGGAGCTGTTGAAGTTAAAGTTGTAGAAAAGCATTAA
- a CDS encoding c-type cytochrome, whose protein sequence is MKSLYKIVAVVGLSFMATSCFDKAKPNYQFFPNMYEAVSYETYSEHDVFKGGVEAQLPAPGSVKRGFVPYEIPNTPEGYALAKASLQSPLDSVAINPEKGKELFNIYCAICHGEKGDGKGNLVLKEKFLGVPSYKDREITEGSVFHVITYGLNSMGSHANQLSQEERWQVTDYVLKLKSGL, encoded by the coding sequence ATGAAAAGTTTATATAAAATAGTAGCAGTAGTAGGATTGTCTTTTATGGCAACTTCATGTTTCGATAAAGCAAAGCCTAACTATCAGTTTTTTCCTAACATGTATGAGGCAGTTTCATATGAAACGTATTCTGAACATGATGTGTTTAAAGGTGGTGTTGAGGCACAATTACCTGCTCCAGGTAGTGTGAAAAGAGGATTTGTACCATATGAAATTCCAAATACACCAGAAGGTTATGCTTTAGCAAAAGCGTCATTACAATCTCCTTTAGATTCAGTTGCTATAAATCCTGAAAAAGGTAAAGAATTGTTCAATATTTACTGTGCAATTTGTCATGGTGAAAAAGGTGACGGTAAAGGAAATTTAGTATTGAAAGAAAAATTCCTTGGAGTTCCAAGTTATAAAGATAGAGAAATTACAGAAGGAAGTGTTTTTCACGTAATTACTTATGGATTAAATTCTATGGGTTCTCATGCTAATCAACTTTCTCAAGAAGAAAGATGGCAAGTAACCGATTACGTTTTAAAACTTAAATCTGGATTATAA